A stretch of DNA from Nitrosopumilus zosterae:
TTATATTCAAAAATCACCTATAGTATATATGCAAATCATAAATCAATTAAAAATCGAGGAACCAGAAAGAAAAGAAGTTTTTCTTGAAATACTTTCTGACAAATATTGTAGATTGATTCTGGATTCAATAATGAATATTTCAAAATCTGCTATTGAGATATCTCGTGAAAAAAAGATTCCGCTTAGTACTGTTTATAGAAGAATCCAACAACTTCATGATTCACATATGA
This window harbors:
- a CDS encoding transcriptional regulator, which gives rise to MQIINQLKIEEPERKEVFLEILSDKYCRLILDSIMNISKSAIEISREKKIPLSTVYRRIQQLHDSHMIRTSGIITDEGKRLFLYKSKIKEVNTRFSDGEIAMDVVFNKN